One genomic region from Mangifera indica cultivar Alphonso chromosome 17, CATAS_Mindica_2.1, whole genome shotgun sequence encodes:
- the LOC123200547 gene encoding uncharacterized protein LOC123200547, producing the protein MFLIISAANSCFSPGLFGFAHRMRGGFIFLSVLLCSTFHVSFSLIVDGLVPNGDFELGPKPSDMNGTVVLGKYAIPKWEISGFVEYIKSGQKQGDMLLVVPEGAFAVRLGNEASIKQRIKVTKGMYYSISFSYARTCAQDESLNISVAPDFGLLPVQTLYSSNGWDTYAWGFKALYETVELVLHNPGVEEDAACGPLVDSVAIKTLYPPRPSNKNLVKNPSFEEGPYVFPNTSWGVLIPPNIEDDHSPLPGWMIESLKAVKYIDAEHFSVPHGRRAVELVAGKESAIAQIVRTIPGKTYSLSFSVGDASNSCQGSMVVEAFAGRDTIKVPYESKGKGGFKRAVLKFVAVSPRTRIMFLSTFYTMRSDDFSSLCGPVLDDVTLLSLRKP; encoded by the exons ATGTTCCTCATAATCTCAGCTGCTAACTCTTGTTTTTCTCCAGGATTGTTTGGCTTTGCGCACAGAATGCGAGGAGGGTTCATTTTTCTGTCGGTGCTGCTCTGTTCCACTTTCCATGTCTCCTTCTCGCTCATAGTAGACG GACTAGTCCCAAATGGTGACTTTGAGCTCGGCCCCAAGCCCTCGGACATGAATGGCACAGTGGTTCTTGGCAAGTACGCAATACCAAAATGGGAAATTTCTGGCTTCGTTGAGTACATAAAATCGGGGCAAAAGCAAGGGGATATGTTGCTGGTGGTGCCAGAGGGGGCCTTTGCAGTTAGGCTAGGAAACGAGGCATCAATTAAGCAGAGAATCAAAGTGACTAAGGGCATGTACTATTCCATCTCCTTCAGCTATGCCCGCACTTGTGCTCAAGATGAGTCGCTCAACATATCCGTGGCGCCGGATTTTGGCTTGCTGCCTGTGCAAACGCTGTACAGCAGCAACGGCTGGGACACTTATGCATGGGGTTTCAAAGCTTTGTATGAAACTGTGGAGCTTGTTTTGCACAATCCAGGGGTCGAGGAGGATGCTGCTTGCGGTCCACTCGTCGATTCGGTCGCCATTAAAACTCTTTACCCTCCTAGACCTTCCAACA AAAACTTGGTGAAAAATCCCAGTTTTGAAGAAGGTCCATATGTGTTTCCCAACACATCTTGGGGAGTCCTAATCCCACCCAACATTGAAGACGACCACTCTCCATTACCAGGCTGGATGATCGAATCCTTGAAAGCCGTAAAGTATATAGACGCCGAGCACTTCTCCGTCCCACATGGGCGGAGAGCGGTTGAGCTTGTGGCCGGAAAAGAAAGCGCCATCGCCCAGATCGTCCGCACCATCCCGGGAAAAACTTATAGTCTCTCGTTCTCAGTGGGCGATGCCAGCAACTCCTGTCAAGGATCCATGGTTGTTGAAGCCTTTGCAGGCAGGGATACCATCAAAGTGCCTTATGAATCAAAAGGCAAAGGCGGATTCAAACGTGCAGTGCTTAAGTTTGTGGCTGTTTCACCACGAACTCGGATAATGTTCCTCAGCACATTTTACACCATGAGAAGCGATGACTTTTCCTCCCTCTGCGGCCCGGTTCTTGATGATGTGACGCTGTTGAGTCTTCGTAAGCCATGA